The window TAGGTATTCATAAGTAGCTTTTCCGCTGTTGTTAGGGAATGGTAAGAATTTAAAGTTAAATCCAGATGCATGCGATGATGATATCCCTGGTGAGAATAGGATAGTAGAAGCTGCTTGTCCAGATTTGAACGCTTCTAATGCGTCTTTAGCTTCAAGGGCAACACCTTGTCCTAAAAGACCTTCATCATAAGCTTTTTTAACCCACTCAAGCCCTTTAACACCTTTTTCATCGTTGATAGTGTATTTAGTTACATCTTTATCTGTAATCCAAGAACCGTAAAGGTTAGATACGAATGCACGTGGGCCTTGGTCGCCTGCTGCTGATTTAGTGTAGAATAAAGCAGGAGTTATACTTGGGTCTTTTTCCTTAACAGCTTTTAAGAATTTTTCGTATTCTTCAACTGTCCAGTTACGTCCTTCTTTTTTAAGCGGTAATAAATCAGTAACACCTAATTTATCTGTAAGGTCAAGGTTAACACCCATTAAGAATGGAGCAACACCTTGTGGATATAGGTACACTTTGTCTTTATAGCTAGATGCATTTACTGCAGCTGGAGCTAATTTAGACTTGTCAATATTATCGAATGGCACTAATAAATCTTTTGCTGCCCAAGCAATTACACGCCCAGGAGCGTCATATATGACATCTGGAGCTGTTTTTGATTGGATAGCTGTTTCGATTTTAGCTGGTCCATCAGTAAACTCAATTTTTTGATAGTTTACTTTAATATTTGGATATTTAGCTTCAAAAGCTTTGATTAATGCTGCGTCATATTCCTCTGTTGTTTTAAATTCACTGTCTTTTGTGAATTGAGGGAAGTTCCAGTATGTAATCTCAACTTTTGCATTAGGGTCAGCGGCTTTTTTATCATCTTTTTTTCCACCTACACACCCTGTAAGTAATACAGCTGAAGCAGCAGCTGCAGAAATAATTTTTAAAAATTTTTTACTCATAAACTGAGCCCCCTTTAGATATATTAAGATAAAAATTATTGCACTTAACGTGTTAAATTTATAATAGCACATTATTCAAAAAATGTAAAGCGTTTTTAATAATATTTTTTAATTGAATTACTAATTTTTAATTATTTATATTTTTTTATGAAAGCGTAGAAAAAAGTATTAGAAATTTCCTTTACAAATATATTCTAAAATGATAATATTATATTGATTATTTATAGGTGTTTACTATACATTCGGTGGTGATATAATGAAAAAATATGAAAAAATTATTAATAATATAATTTTAAAAATAGAAAGTGGCATCTTCAAAGAGGGTGAACAAATATATACAGAAAAAGAAATAAAAGATATTTATAATGTTAGTAGTACAACTGCGGTTAGGGTTTTAAATGACTTAGTAAGCAGCGGTTATATTTATAGGGTTCAGGGCAGGGGAAGTTTTGTTTGTAAAACCCTGGTAAATAAAAAAATATATTTTACAGAAAATAATAATTTTAAATATTATTTCAATCCAAAAAATATAGAAAAATCTAAGGTTCTTTCAGCAGAGATAATAGTTGATGAAGAAATATGTACAAAATTTTTAAAAATTAAGCCTCAAAAATTACTAAAAGTAAATCGTGTAAAATATATTGATACTATTAATTGGGCCTATCAAGTAAACTATATACCCATAAAATATCTTCCTAATATTGATACGGAAAATTTAGAAGATTTTAGTGAATTAGCAACTATGATTAGAAATAAATATCGTATAGATATTCATAAAGAAAAATTTAAAAAAACTATAAGTGTTACGGTAGGTCTTCCTAAAGAAGTAAAAGACTTGATTGCACCTGATAATGAACCGTGTTTTGAATTTGACAGACAAACATTCTTACCAAACGGAAAAATTTTTGAATATGTAAAAATTTATATTAACTACAAATATTACAAAATAGAAATACATGATTAAATTAATTAAGCAGAAATAAATATTTATTTCTGTTTTTTCTTTTCTATTAATAGTAAATTTAATATGTTATAATAAAAAAGTATTTTTGAGTGAGGTGGTTATTTTGATATTAGAAAAAGGTAGTCAGGTTAGCGGACTTGTTACAGAAGTTTATAACTATGGCATGTTTATAGAGTTAGAAAATGGAGAAAAAGCCTTGTTGCCTAAGGAATATATGTATATTTCTAAAAAGAAGAAGCTAACAGAAATTTTTTCTGTGGGTTATAATATTTCTGCTAAAATACTTTCTAAGAAAAAAGGTTATTTTGTTCTGACCCAAAAAGAGATTAAGCAGGATGAAAAAACTGATAAAAAAAATAATAATATAATAGAAGAAAAAAATAAATCTATTAAAAAAACTACTCTGGCTAAAAGCAATATTAAATCTCAAAAAAAACAGGATAAGACGGCAAAAGAAAAAGTTAAAAAAGAAGAAATAAAACAAGATAAAAATAGTCCTAGCCTAAAGGATTTAAAAAAATTAACAACAATAGGTAATATAAAAATATCCCTTCAAAAGAAAAATTCCATTACAAAA of the Gemella sp. zg-570 genome contains:
- a CDS encoding ABC transporter substrate-binding protein, whose protein sequence is MSKKFLKIISAAAASAVLLTGCVGGKKDDKKAADPNAKVEITYWNFPQFTKDSEFKTTEEYDAALIKAFEAKYPNIKVNYQKIEFTDGPAKIETAIQSKTAPDVIYDAPGRVIAWAAKDLLVPFDNIDKSKLAPAAVNASSYKDKVYLYPQGVAPFLMGVNLDLTDKLGVTDLLPLKKEGRNWTVEEYEKFLKAVKEKDPSITPALFYTKSAAGDQGPRAFVSNLYGSWITDKDVTKYTINDEKGVKGLEWVKKAYDEGLLGQGVALEAKDALEAFKSGQAASTILFSPGISSSHASGFNFKFLPFPNNSGKATYEYLVAGPAIFDNGDANRAEAAKKFVDFMVNDKDWGKRTLLASGNFSAKVGETGLYDSEELKFAESLTPQFGPYYNTIPGFAKMRPLWFNMVQGVLNGTSTPKAGLDKFVNDANKTIEEAK
- a CDS encoding GntR family transcriptional regulator; translated protein: MKKYEKIINNIILKIESGIFKEGEQIYTEKEIKDIYNVSSTTAVRVLNDLVSSGYIYRVQGRGSFVCKTLVNKKIYFTENNNFKYYFNPKNIEKSKVLSAEIIVDEEICTKFLKIKPQKLLKVNRVKYIDTINWAYQVNYIPIKYLPNIDTENLEDFSELATMIRNKYRIDIHKEKFKKTISVTVGLPKEVKDLIAPDNEPCFEFDRQTFLPNGKIFEYVKIYINYKYYKIEIHD
- a CDS encoding S1 RNA-binding domain-containing protein, whose amino-acid sequence is MILEKGSQVSGLVTEVYNYGMFIELENGEKALLPKEYMYISKKKKLTEIFSVGYNISAKILSKKKGYFVLTQKEIKQDEKTDKKNNNIIEEKNKSIKKTTLAKSNIKSQKKQDKTAKEKVKKEEIKQDKNSPSLKDLKKLTTIGNIKISLQKKNSITKLADEKKLENKEEKVFLPIPENFVEDIVANYEKRLEQLEEVKNRIKESGWLNET